Proteins encoded by one window of Streptomyces sp. ALI-76-A:
- the map gene encoding type I methionyl aminopeptidase, giving the protein MSGQSLLVPGELSPTRSVPGNIRRPEYVGKPAPTPYTGPEVQTPETIEAMRVAGRIAARAMAEAAKLIAPGVTTDELDKVAHDYMCDHGAYPSTLGYRGFPKSLCTSVNEVICHGIPDSTVLRDGDIVNLDVTAYIGGVHGDNNATYLVGDVDEESRLLVERTRESLERAIKAVRPGRQINIIGRVIESYAKRFGYGVVRDFTGHGINSSFHSGLIVPHYDSPHATTVIQPGMTFTIEPMLTLGTHEYDMWDDGWTVVTKDRKRTAQFEHTLVVTESGAEILTLP; this is encoded by the coding sequence ATGTCTGGCCAGTCGCTGCTCGTACCAGGGGAGCTGTCCCCCACCCGTTCCGTACCCGGAAACATCCGCCGGCCCGAGTACGTCGGCAAGCCGGCGCCGACGCCGTACACCGGACCGGAGGTGCAGACGCCCGAGACCATCGAGGCGATGCGCGTCGCGGGCCGGATCGCGGCGCGCGCGATGGCGGAGGCCGCGAAGCTGATCGCGCCGGGCGTCACGACCGACGAACTCGACAAGGTGGCGCACGACTACATGTGCGACCACGGCGCCTACCCCTCCACCCTCGGCTACCGCGGTTTCCCGAAGTCCCTGTGCACGTCGGTCAACGAGGTGATCTGCCACGGGATCCCGGACTCGACGGTGCTGCGGGACGGCGACATCGTCAACCTCGACGTGACCGCGTACATCGGCGGGGTGCACGGTGACAACAACGCCACGTACCTCGTCGGCGACGTCGACGAGGAGAGCCGGCTGCTGGTGGAGCGCACCCGGGAGTCCCTCGAGCGCGCGATCAAGGCGGTCAGGCCGGGCCGTCAGATCAACATCATCGGCCGGGTCATCGAGTCGTACGCGAAGCGGTTCGGGTACGGCGTGGTCCGGGACTTCACCGGCCACGGGATCAACTCGTCCTTCCACTCCGGGCTGATCGTCCCGCACTACGACAGCCCGCACGCGACGACCGTCATCCAGCCCGGGATGACGTTCACGATCGAGCCGATGCTGACGCTCGGGACGCACGAGTACGACATGTGGGACGACGGGTGGACGGTCGTGACGAAGGACCGGAAGCGGACGGCCCAGTTCGAGCACACGCTGGTGGTGACGGAGTCGGGCGCGGAGATCCTCACGCTGCCGTAG
- a CDS encoding biliverdin-producing heme oxygenase — protein sequence MDSFSTVIRTASHEQHVEAETSTFMSDLLGGRLGVDAYARYTEQLWFVYEALEAGAQRLASDPVAGPFIQPELFRLTALERDLAHLRGSHWRSELSALPATRAYADRVRECAEQWPAGYIAHHYTRYLGDLSGGQIIRDKAEKTWGFTRKGDGVRFYVFEEIGNPAAFKRGYRELLDAVRADELEKQRIVAECKTAFALNTGVFRALGEEFRLSA from the coding sequence ATGGACTCCTTCTCGACAGTCATCCGCACCGCCTCCCACGAGCAGCACGTGGAGGCGGAGACCTCGACCTTCATGAGCGACCTGCTCGGCGGGCGGCTGGGCGTGGACGCGTACGCCCGCTACACGGAGCAGCTGTGGTTCGTGTACGAGGCACTGGAGGCCGGTGCGCAGCGGCTGGCGTCGGACCCGGTGGCCGGGCCCTTCATCCAGCCTGAGCTGTTCCGGCTGACCGCGCTGGAGCGGGATTTGGCACATCTGCGCGGTTCCCACTGGCGGTCGGAGCTGTCCGCGCTGCCCGCGACACGGGCGTACGCGGACCGGGTGCGGGAGTGTGCCGAGCAGTGGCCGGCGGGATACATCGCGCACCACTACACGCGCTACCTCGGCGACCTCTCGGGCGGCCAGATCATCCGCGACAAGGCGGAGAAGACCTGGGGCTTCACGAGGAAGGGCGACGGCGTCCGCTTCTACGTCTTCGAGGAGATCGGCAACCCGGCGGCGTTCAAGCGCGGTTACCGGGAACTGCTGGACGCGGTGCGGGCGGACGAACTGGAGAAACAGCGCATCGTGGCGGAGTGCAAGACGGCGTTCGCCCTGAACACGGGGGTCTTCCGGGCCCTGGGCGAGGAGTTCCGGCTGTCCGCGTGA
- a CDS encoding PhzF family phenazine biosynthesis protein, with product MTDYDVLRVFCGANGGYGNELGVVREGSVLADPAERQAFAGKLGFSETVFVDDPERGVIDIYTPTLRLPFAGHPCVGTAWLLDVPELVTPAGVVGARLDGEFSWIEARAEWVPPRTLRRYGTAAEVDDLSVPPPGEWIYAWAWEDEAAGRVRARAFPGRDDGIEEDEATGAAALLLTDRLGRALNITQGAGSQILTAPQPGGWVEVGGRVLLER from the coding sequence GTGACTGACTACGACGTGCTGCGTGTCTTCTGTGGGGCGAACGGCGGCTACGGCAATGAACTGGGCGTGGTCCGTGAGGGCTCCGTGCTGGCGGATCCCGCGGAGCGACAGGCGTTCGCCGGGAAGCTCGGGTTCAGCGAGACCGTGTTCGTCGACGATCCGGAGCGCGGTGTCATCGACATCTACACCCCGACCCTGCGTCTGCCCTTCGCGGGCCATCCCTGCGTCGGGACGGCCTGGCTGCTCGACGTGCCGGAGCTGGTCACGCCGGCCGGGGTGGTGGGCGCCCGGCTGGACGGGGAGTTCAGCTGGATCGAGGCGCGGGCGGAGTGGGTCCCGCCGCGCACGCTGCGCCGGTACGGCACCGCGGCGGAGGTCGACGACCTGTCCGTGCCGCCGCCGGGGGAGTGGATCTACGCCTGGGCGTGGGAGGACGAGGCCGCCGGCCGGGTCAGGGCCCGCGCCTTCCCCGGCCGCGACGACGGCATCGAGGAGGACGAGGCGACGGGCGCCGCGGCACTGCTGCTGACCGACCGGCTGGGCCGCGCCCTGAACATCACCCAGGGCGCGGGCTCCCAGATCCTGACCGCTCCGCAGCCCGGCGGCTGGGTGGAGGTCGGCGGCCGGGTGCTTCTGGAGCGGTGA
- the efeO gene encoding iron uptake system protein EfeO translates to MRAVRFSALTAVATAAALAAVTGCTEKGGSAEGDRVVKVTATDETCEVSTKEFPAGHVELAIENKGSKVTEVYLLFPDDRIVTERENIGPGTQQKVTAEVKAGDYRIACKPGMKGDGIRQDVKATGGTVAQRDPRLDKAVAAYRAYTQQQADETLPLARTFAKAVQDGDLEAAKKAYAPSRIGWERTEPVAESFGDIDPKVDVRADGLEEGQEFTGWHRLEKALWQDKKIGAEEKTLAGRLITDLEDWQNRVGKAEITPTSMANGAKELLDEVATGKVTGEEERYSHTDLVDFKANVEGAEKAYALLKPVAKENDAALVTELDQQFAALNALLDKYRATTSSYDFTSYDKVGDADRKELSDGVNALAEPLSKLAAAVVVK, encoded by the coding sequence ATGCGAGCCGTCAGATTCTCCGCTCTCACCGCCGTCGCGACCGCGGCGGCGCTGGCCGCCGTCACCGGCTGCACCGAGAAGGGCGGTTCGGCGGAGGGCGACCGGGTCGTCAAGGTGACGGCGACGGACGAGACGTGCGAGGTCTCGACGAAGGAGTTCCCGGCCGGGCACGTCGAGCTGGCCATCGAGAACAAGGGCTCCAAGGTCACCGAGGTCTACCTGCTCTTCCCGGACGACCGGATCGTCACCGAGCGGGAGAACATCGGCCCCGGCACCCAGCAGAAGGTCACCGCCGAGGTGAAGGCGGGCGACTACCGGATCGCCTGCAAGCCCGGCATGAAGGGCGACGGCATCCGCCAGGACGTCAAGGCCACCGGCGGCACCGTCGCCCAGCGCGACCCGCGCCTCGACAAGGCCGTCGCCGCCTACCGCGCGTACACGCAGCAGCAGGCCGACGAGACGCTGCCGCTCGCCCGGACCTTCGCCAAGGCGGTCCAGGACGGCGACCTGGAGGCCGCGAAGAAGGCCTACGCGCCCTCCCGCATCGGCTGGGAGCGCACCGAGCCGGTCGCGGAGTCCTTCGGTGACATCGACCCGAAGGTCGACGTCCGCGCGGACGGGCTGGAGGAAGGCCAGGAGTTCACCGGCTGGCACCGCCTGGAGAAGGCCCTGTGGCAGGACAAGAAGATCGGTGCCGAGGAGAAGACCCTCGCCGGCCGGCTGATCACCGACCTCGAGGACTGGCAGAACCGGGTCGGCAAGGCCGAGATCACCCCGACCTCCATGGCCAACGGCGCCAAGGAGCTCCTCGACGAGGTCGCCACCGGCAAGGTCACCGGCGAGGAGGAGCGCTACTCGCACACCGACCTGGTCGACTTCAAGGCCAACGTCGAGGGCGCGGAGAAGGCGTACGCGCTGCTCAAGCCGGTCGCCAAGGAGAACGACGCGGCCCTGGTCACCGAACTCGACCAGCAGTTCGCCGCGTTGAACGCACTGCTGGACAAGTACCGCGCCACCACGTCCTCGTACGACTTCACCTCGTACGACAAGGTCGGCGACGCCGACCGCAAGGAGCTGTCGGACGGGGTCAACGCCCTGGCGGAACCGCTGTCCAAGCTCGCCGCCGCCGTCGTCGTCAAGTAG